GCACCTTGGCTTGTAGGGTTTTGGTACAATTCCATTAAACGAATCGCTCTTGCACGGATGAAAACATAGTTATCTTTGGATTGGGCAATTTGAATCAAATATGGCAAAGGAAGGTCTGTTACTTTTCTGATTCTTTCTTTGTAAACCTCACCTTCTTCTTGGTGGTGGGAGTTCGAAAGAATCTCTTTGATCTTTTGGTATGTTTGGAGATCTAAATCCTCAGCACTGATTGGAAACATAACAAAGATGCAGAGACTTAAAATGATGAAAGGGAATCGAACTTGTTTCATTTAATATACCAAAGGATTCAATCTAAGAATCCATCCTTGTTCCGCTGTAATCTCTCCTTGCGTGAAACCAACTGCTCCAGACCAAAACATCATATTTCGCCCGCCTGAATTAGTTCCACTTCCCCCCAAACATTCATTTAAATCGATAATACCATTGAAATTGATATCGTTTGAAATACTGCATGTAGGTGTGTCTCGGAGTGGATCTCTATCAGCGATGGAGCCACTATCTCCATAGGCTTCTGTTACATGCCAAAGCCCTAAGAAGTGTCCTGCTTCATGAGATAAGGTTTCACCTAGCAATACTTGTTCATCGTAAGTCAAGAGTTCTCCAGGATTGGAATACAATCGATGTGCATCGACAAAAACAACAATCCCTGATTGTTTGGTTCCTAGAAGTGTCGCAGGCCCAGGAATTCCACCTGACACACCAAGTACGCCACCATACTGGATTTCCTCTCTGACGATAAAAACATTGAGAGCATTCTGTTTGCCCACATAACTTGTTGTTTGAAACAATCCACCTAGACTCCCTGGAAATCCAGTCTCGGTTCCAAGATCAACAATCAAATCATAACCAGGTAACTGTGCTGACATCACGGACACATTGAGTTTGATTCTGACGGAAGACTTTGCATAATTTTCTTTCCATCGATTCAAGGCAACTTCAATAGCTTGTTCTGTTTGGATTGGGTATGCTGCTCCATTCACAAAGATTAGATTTACATTCAATTTTTTTTCTGAGTTCCAGAATTGATTTAAACCACTCATAGAACTGAGAGCGGTTGAAGTTTGAAAATTGGATTCATCACTTTCCAATTTACGACAGGAATTCACGAAGGTGACCTTCGCATCTGCAGGATTTTCGAAATTAAAATCAACTCCCAATGGTTGAGAAATGTCTACTGTATTGGAAATGGAAACGGCAGGACTTGTCGCATACGAAGTATCCTTTGCATAAGGTAACATCGAAGTATGGGTATTATAACCGATATAAGTTGCTACGTCTTTATTGAGAAAGCCATTACTAGGATTATTTCG
This genomic interval from Leptospira limi contains the following:
- a CDS encoding HEAT repeat domain-containing protein, coding for MKQVRFPFIILSLCIFVMFPISAEDLDLQTYQKIKEILSNSHHQEEGEVYKERIRKVTDLPLPYLIQIAQSKDNYVFIRARAIRLMELYQNPTSQGALEKTIEDSRENSHLRKLAIHTYSRFSKIDPNRQTQFIKKFESDKELGTIVKNTKKTNLNSKPNQIDLNKLKQMNRN
- a CDS encoding M43 family zinc metalloprotease; the encoded protein is MRKYKILILLPILLFLSDCVKKKADSGIPDSVLSVLLINSLLNSSNGPCTTTDSIQPIPIGAWSPNGDLFQYTSIYPVTLNKVRPMVQVILENADSIPGGVFPLWYLDRNNPSNGFLNKDVATYIGYNTHTSMLPYAKDTSYATSPAVSISNTVDISQPLGVDFNFENPADAKVTFVNSCRKLESDESNFQTSTALSSMSGLNQFWNSEKKLNVNLIFVNGAAYPIQTEQAIEVALNRWKENYAKSSVRIKLNVSVMSAQLPGYDLIVDLGTETGFPGSLGGLFQTTSYVGKQNALNVFIVREEIQYGGVLGVSGGIPGPATLLGTKQSGIVVFVDAHRLYSNPGELLTYDEQVLLGETLSHEAGHFLGLWHVTEAYGDSGSIADRDPLRDTPTCSISNDINFNGIIDLNECLGGSGTNSGGRNMMFWSGAVGFTQGEITAEQGWILRLNPLVY